TTGGCAGTCAGTCAGGCCAGGCCTTACTGAGGCGAAACTTCAGTTTTAGGTTTGCCGAAGTGCCACTGGTAAACCACGAATTTGAAGTCTTTCAGGTCGCCCTTGGCGTCGAAGCTCAGGTCGCCGGTCGGGGTTTTGAAAGTGCCTGCGTGGATGGCTTCAGCCACTTTGGCGGTGTCTTCGCTCTTCGCGGCCTTGATGCCTTCGGCGATGACTTGCACAGCCGAGTAGGCCGGGAACACGAACGGACCGCTCGGGTCTTCTTTCTTGGCTTTGAACGCATCAGCCAGGGCGACGTTGGCCGGGTCCTGGTCGAAGGATTTCGGCAGGGTGACCAGCAGGCCTTCGGAAGATTCCTTGGCGATCTGCGAAATGGAGTCGTTACCCACGCCTTCCGGACCCATGAACTTGGCTTTCAGGCCTTTTTCCTGAGCTTGGCGCAGGATCAGACCCAGCTCCGGGTGGTAACCGCCGTAGTAGACGAAGTCGACGTTGGCTTGCTTGAGCTTGGCGATCATCGAGGAGAAGTCTTTGTCGCCGGCGTTGATACCTTCGAACACGGCAACCTTGACGCCTTTGCCTTCGAGGGTTTTC
The window above is part of the Pseudomonas sp. B21-048 genome. Proteins encoded here:
- a CDS encoding branched-chain amino acid ABC transporter substrate-binding protein, whose translation is MTKATKQISKLFAAMVLAGVASHSFAADTIKIGIAGPKTGPVAQYGDMQFSGSKMAIEQINAKGGVDGKKLEAVEYDDACDPKQAVAVANKVVNDGVKFVVGHLCSSSTQPASDIYEDEGVIMITPAATSPDITSRGYKMVFRTIGLDSAQGPAAGNYIADHVKPKIVAVLHDKQQYGEGIASAVKKTLEGKGVKVAVFEGINAGDKDFSSMIAKLKQANVDFVYYGGYHPELGLILRQAQEKGLKAKFMGPEGVGNDSISQIAKESSEGLLVTLPKSFDQDPANVALADAFKAKKEDPSGPFVFPAYSAVQVIAEGIKAAKSEDTAKVAEAIHAGTFKTPTGDLSFDAKGDLKDFKFVVYQWHFGKPKTEVSPQ